The DNA window TTTCCCACACGATCCATACAATGCGTTCGATCCCTATGTGGTTGTTGGACAGGATCGACAGGTCGGCTGGCGAAGTCTGGATCGCAGGCCAGGCGATTTTAAACGCGAACAACAAAGCTTTCATTGCCTTTTACCGTATTGACATGGGCACCTTCGAACCTTCGGATCCTGAAAGCTATCTCTATTTTGACGgtttcttccttcgcagATTCGCACTTACTGCAAGGCCAATTTTTGTGTTGGGCCACACTCTATGGCCGTTTTCAACCTTACTGTCACCTGACACCCACGGTTTCAACTTTATTTTGGCGTCATATGAGCTAATCGAGCCATGAACTATAATTTGGAATATAACAAATTTCATCGCACGGGCGGCATCCTAGGACGTTTACCATCGCCTTTTGTAACACGTACGACTGAACATGAAGTACAGCACATGCTACCTGCCAAGCGGACAGAAAGTGAATGTCAGCCCAGTGCTTTTTGGGTTCAAGTTCACCCTTGAGACTGAAGACCCTTCGGGTTCTTTTCCGCCAGAGTGGACGATCTCTATCTCGACTAAGGGGAGAAAGGAGAGCAATGACCTGGGGCCTGCGAACGGTCAGGACACCGATGACGATCGCTCTACTTTTACGACACCTTCGCTGGACAGCGACCAGTTGTACCTGTCATCTATGTCCATGCCTCACGGGAAAGACTTGAAGCCAAGCAGTGCTACGACCAGACAGGTTGCCATAATCCTCTGGGTAACCTTTAACTGGTACTTCCATGAGCCACAACCCAATTTATATGTGCACACACCCGAGTCGGCTGTTATTCCAGAGACAGGCCGGATCAAGAAAGAATGGCGTTTGTCTGTTGAACAAAAAGGCATCCTTGGCCATAGAAACAAGATGTTCAAACTCGAACGCCTGGGTTTGCTTGCCTGCGAGGATGCGTCAGTCGGTACAGACAAAGACTCGAACAATATTTGCGACATGTTCATCAGCCAACGAGCGTTCTGGCAATTGGATCCGAGACTCTACTTGTTCAGCTTAACTACGACTGAGCTACCTTCTAGTAGTACGCATGTGGGTTCCATACCATCTATGGATGCTCTCGGGGCCGGCTTTCCTTTCGGGGCGGGTCCCAAAACATTCGGcatgtttcttccttcgtATTATCCTCCTCAACCACAGCAATATACCTTCACGACGAATGTTCGCCATCCGATACGACCCAAAAGCTACAGGCAGGGGGAAGTATTCTACGTCCGACACATCCCAAGTGGAGGTCAATATTTGACTTTCCGTTTGCCGGTGCTGCCGGACACTGATGCCAGGCGCGCAGTAACCCAATTCGATGGATCGCAAGGCCAAATTGTCCCAGACCTATGTCTCGACTCGGAACTATGGAGCGACATGAAGCTTTTACATAATTGGATGGAAGGAGGATCCTCAGACAGCGCTTTGGCTCGGAAGGGGTCAATTCCTGCCCAAACGGAATTTTTCGAAGAACGACTGTCGAGTCCCAACTCCTTTCCGCTATTGGCGTGCTGGGACTCTACACCAGTTGGATTTTTTGAGCTCTTCTGGGTGCTGGAGGACGACTTGGGCCGAGCCCTGGGGGATTCAGGAGAATGGGACCGAGGCATCCGCTATTTGGTTGGAGATACGAGCTTCCTCAGCCCGTACTACATCAAAGTTTGCCTGAGTTCTCTGGTGCATCACTCTTTGCAGTATGACCAGAGAACTCAAGCTGTCATGTTTGATATCAGGGCAGATAATACAAGGTATGTGGGCCTGCGTCAAATTGCCATGCGTATATCTACGTGGAATTCAAAAAGGCTGACGAGGGTTGTTAGCTTTCTTGCCAATCTTGACTCAATAGGGTTTAATAAGGACCGCGAAGTGAATTTTCCACAGGAGCGCAAGGTTATAATGAAAATTAGACGCGATGCTTGGGCGGCGCCTTTAACCTGAGGTGCTTGTAAATTGGCAGCAGCAGTTGCCTCCCCAAGATGAACCAAGTGATACAATTTAATCACCAGTTAAAACACCACGGCATTTCATTTTACTCCAAATCTATCGAGCATTAGACTTgacaaccaaaaaaaaaattaaaCTAAAAGAAGTAGGCCATGGATGACACTCATCCTGTACCACATAGGTCCATATTTAGCCGTAATCGCTTCCAAACTTCCGATCCAGTTACGATCTCATCCCCAACTAACAACCGCGCTAGCGCTTGAGGGTCCGACTTGGGACGGGTACTTCCGCTAACCCGGTTTAGACCCCGATGTGTTCCCACCAAGCGGCTAAGGAGCACCGCTTCTCGAAGTATTTTGATTGATGTTCATTCTATCCTAGACAGATCCTAAGCAATTTTCTCTTTGCTAAGAAGACAGACAGAAAATAAACAAATATGGATCCAAATACGGCATTTGCCATCAAGGCAGCCTCCATCTCTGATGTTCCAACGCTGGCCAAGATCTCGAGTGATTCCTTCCTCGAAGACCGTCACACGCAAATGAAAAGCCAGGGCGAAAATCCATATGATCTGGAACAATCAATGGCGGCCTATCTGCCTCGACAGATCGCATCGCCCACCTCGGTTCTTTTGAAAGCAGTCGACGAGTCCACAGGAGAGATCGTAGGCTGGATAAGCTGGGGCTTTCGAGGATTTAGTCCCGCTGAGATTGCGGGGCCAGATCCCGACGCCACAGCGCTGATCTCCAATGAAGTTGAATCTCAAAAgcccgccgaggaagagaagagagtGCAAGCCTCTCAAGAGCAGCAGGCCAAGTCCGAACCAGGACCTGTTGATGATAGCCCCATCAAACAGCTTGAAAGAATCACAGACGCTGATTTAAGGCGCTGGATGGATAAAGTGATGCCAGAGGGCACGAGGTGCATGTTTGTGGTTTCTCTATGTGTGTCGCCTAAATGGCAGGGAAAGGGCGTCGGGGCATCCCTCTTACACTGGGGTACTCGGAAAGCTGACGCGGCTGGGGTTTTCATCTGGGTTCATTCATCAGAGGGTGCATGGCGGATGTACCAGAAGCATGGCTTTGAAACCTTGGAAACCCTTGATGTTGATTTGGATCAGTATGCCCCTTCGTTGCTCCTCAACAACCAGGGCAGGACTGAAAAGTGGGGGCATTATGTGTTCCGATACATGAAGCGATCTCCACAGGGCTAGTTATAGAAACCCGAAGGCCAATGGTCTGGCCGAGGACTACACTATCTGGAGATCTCGATCCTAGTAAGCAGACAGATCCAGGTTGAAGGGTGCAATGACCCTGGGGCCAGAGATGGTGGTTGACTGTGTCGCGAATTTAGGCGTGAGATAAAGAATAAAGGAACTATATACCAGCCCATTCAATAATGAAACAACAAAAACCCCCTTCATTAATATTATTCTAAGGCATACCCCGAGGACGGACACATCAGTCCGATCCcaggaaagaaaacagaaaaacCCCTTCTTCGAAACAGCGATCCCACATGGGCCGCACACATCATAAACACAAAAACCCCTGCGGTGACCAGGATATATGGAGAGCTTCCGAGACAGATTCCCTGGTGGTATACGTACAAAAACCAGGTATGCGGGACAATCGTGAAACTGTTCCTTCGCTGAGCACACCACGTAAAGCCAAGATGAATGAATTATTTCAAGGCCATTCCATCTCCAGGATAGGAAGGGCCAGTGCCGGACAAGACGATGGGGCCAAACAATCTAGGAAAGGAGGCTATGCATGCACCAGCGTCATTTTTgggagaaaggaaatatTTATGCCCGGGGACGGAAGGTGAGCAGGCAGTCGTCCTAGTACGAGTCAGTGATGATTGCCAAGGGAAACGAAAGGGATTGAGAAACATACCTGAGGGAAGATGGTGGCAAACACCTTGATATCCTCCGACTTCGGGGTCGGGGTGTGCTCCCAGTCCATCTCCATACTGGCCTTGCCGATCATGCCCATCAGGGACAGTTGGGCGTAGGTCTGACCCAGACAGTAGTGGGGACCCGTACCAAAGACCAGCCAGTTCTTGGTCTGCTGCTCAGCCGTGCCGGTGATCCAGCGCTCAGGCTCGAACGAGTCGGCATTGGGGTACGCATCCTCGTCGTGAGTGGCGGGCCACACCGAGGGAATGATCATCGAGCCCTTGGAGACGGTGATTTTGTCGGTGATGGGGAAGTCCTTCTTGACCAAGTAAGGGACCATGATGACCGGGGGACGGTAGCGCAGGGTTTCCTTGACGACGGCACGAGTATAGGGCAGGTTGTCGAGCAGATCCATGGACATCGGCACAGTGCGGTCACCATGACGGACGCGCAGGTTCTCCTCGCGGACCttgtccagcacctccgGGCGGTCAGCCATCAGCTGGAACAGCCACGTCGAGGCAGCGCTGGTGGCATCCTGGGAGGCAAACAAGAACGTGAACACAGTCTGGGCAATCTCGTAGTCGCTGAAGTCACGCAGGACCTGAGGAGGCTTCTCCGAGGGGTCAACCTGGATACCCTGGGCAATCTTCTCCCGGTACTTGGCGGAATCCTGCTGGGCCTTC is part of the Penicillium psychrofluorescens genome assembly, chromosome: 4 genome and encodes:
- a CDS encoding uncharacterized protein (ID:PFLUO_007009-T1.cds;~source:funannotate), whose amino-acid sequence is MDPNTAFAIKAASISDVPTLAKISSDSFLEDRHTQMKSQGENPYDLEQSMAAYLPRQIASPTSVLLKAVDESTGEIVGWISWGFRGFSPAEIAGPDPDATALISNEVESQKPAEEEKRVQASQEQQAKSEPGPVDDSPIKQLERITDADLRRWMDKVMPEGTRCMFVVSLCVSPKWQGKGVGASLLHWGTRKADAAGVFIWVHSSEGAWRMYQKHGFETLETLDVDLDQYAPSLLLNNQGRTEKWGHYVFRYMKRSPQG